The genomic interval TTTGCTTAAGGCTTTTTGTCCTATTATTGCTTCTGTTTTGGATAGTTTTGTGATGATGATACTTGATTGAAGTTGAATTATATTAAATACTTTAACTTAGGTAATGTCAGAATATGCTTTCTCATGGGTAGGAACAATGGTGGATGTGATTTACAACGGCAATATCAACTGCTCACACCAAATTCCAACcacaacaatatttttctgGGGTTGCCAGGACTCAAGGCCAAAAGGGTCCTGCCAAATGTTCAACCATGTAAATATAGTTCCTAGCATAGACTCCCAAGTTTCTTGGCAAAACCGATTATATGCCCCTGGAAAGATTGTCACTCTAggatttatattataacaatatAACATGACAGAATCAGTGAAGTTCTGGCCTGGCAGCTTCAGTTTGATTGGTTCTGTAGTTGAAATTTGTGTTGACTTGTTTTGCCTGTTTTACCTGTCAACAGTCCTTTCCAACTTTTACTCTTAGGATCATATTTGTCAGTCTATAAGTACCTCCTGTGCTTTTCAGGTTCCCAAATCAGTGTGATTTTCATTTGGCAATCACCCTTTCAGCTTTGACCATTGAGGATGGAGGCTATAGTTGAAGGATCAAAGTATGAGTGCTTGCTGTTTGGTATGTTCCGTACTTTCGCTCCTTATGAAACCAGAGGGCGCTGTTGGTTAATATATGTGCAAAATCCAATGAATTTGTTTGCTATTCTTCAGATTTGGATGATACTCTGTACCCCTTCAGCTCTGGCATCAATCTAGCTTGTCGCAAAAATATACAAGGTGTGTAGTAATACTAATCATGTTCCGTATCTTTCTGTTTATGAAGCATTTTTATCCTCACAAATGTTGGGAGAGACtgcaattttgtatttttgactGCCAGATTACATGCGTCACCATCTGCAAATTGAAGAAAGCCAAATTGCAGATATGTGTCTGGAACTGTACAAGGAATATGGCACTACAATGGCTGGTCTTAAGGCAAGCCTCTGCAATTTTgcttaaagaaaaaagaacttgactatgtcaatattttttttttccttttaactCTTCTAATCATGCAACTCTTACTGCAGGCATTAGGTTACGAGTTTGACAATGATGAATTTCACGCAAGTGTCCATGGTACATTGCCATATGACAATCTGCGGTTTGATCCTGTTTTGAGGACCCTTCTACTTTCTATTCCGCAGAGAAAAATAGTATGATACTTCACAGTTTTGCATTTTGGAAGGCACTTTTTGTTAGGCTTGTTATATAATCTTTGATTTGCTTGTTACAGATATTCACAAACTCTGATAAAGCTCATGCGGAAGAGGTTCTACGCAGGGTGGGTTTACAGGACTGCTTCGAAGGCATAATATGCTTCGAGACACTGAATCCACCAGCCCTGACATGCGATGGTCTATACAAGCCCCTGAGTTATATCTCTGATGAATTATCTTCTGACATGGATGACTCAGATGAATCAGATGGGTTCAGACCTAAATCACCCATTCTCTGCAAGCCCTCTATTGAAGCCATGGAAGCTGCGATTCGGATTGCGAATGCTGATCCTGCGAAGACGGTGAGaatctttttttacttaagATACATAACCAAAATCCTCCGTAACAAGTGGCGGCATTGGCAATCTGACATTTCAAACTTGTATTTTCAGATCTTCTTTGATGACAGCGTTCGAAACATAGCGTCAGGAAAAGCTGCAGGCTTTCACACTGTGATTGTACGATTGCACCAACAGTTCAAATCTTGGAACTTCCTACCTTTCATCATTTgtgttaaaagaaaatattatgaacTTGCTGCAGGTTGGCAGGCCAACGCTGGTTCCAGGTGCGGATCACGCGCTTGAAAGCATCCACAACATCAAGGAAGCATTGCCTGAGATATGGGACGGTTGGTCTGAATCTGATGCCGTTCTTGCTTCCACTGCTGCCGAGACAGCGGTTGTTGCTTGATGTGATATGTTTTGCCCAATGGATAGCCTGCCTGGCCTATCTATCATAGGATATTATTATGTTGTGGAAAAGGAATACTTTGATCAAAGTATGTCAAAGATTGCCATGCAGGAATACAATGAGAAGATACATGCATCCTAATGCTAGTTCATAAGAGAGATTATGGGTATGGTTCCACTATTAATGGAGCTGTATCAGATCTTATTGGATAGATGACTCGGAACTGAGAAGTGATTGAAGTGGATGGCACCAAGCTTGACACTAAATGTCAGAAGTTCTATCTATATTGGCGTCTAACTGTCCTCGGTATATTCATCAGTATCAGGTTGGGGcctaaataaaactaaaatgtcataaaaaaatctgtCACACTGTGGATGTTGTTTTGAGTGGGTGAATACCTTGTGAATTGATTACAGATTTACAGTGAATACCTGCAAATTGGTGTTTCCTCTGGCTTGCCTGCTAGAAATAAGCCAACACTGAAGCTTGTTCTATGTGAATAATATGCACCAATCAAAATATGGTATAGATATAGCCTCCAAAAATTGGTACGATGATCCTCGTTTTCTTATATTCGAGAACAAGGATGGGAGGGTGTGCTTTTTCACTGACAATCCTCAGCTGCTCCACATATTTTTAGCACATGAACAAACTTTCAAGTGCTCAATGCACACTAATCAAATTATTTCGTGGCTCTATCAACAAAGGTGACTTGGCAAGAACTACAGTGAACCGAACTTGTATCCCTGACTCCCTGTGCAGCAacgaacaaaagaaaaaaaatagtatactTACAGAAATGTAACCAGGacgaaaaaaatttgtaatctAACACACCATTGAAGAAGAAATAAACACTGTTCACTGCTTTGACCAGCTCATACTCATCCTGCCAACGTATTCACCAACATAAAGATGAGTACTCAGATGGTACAGATAATATAATAGAGAATAAGCATGAAAGTGTTTAAGCAGAGACCTTTGCACATGCTAGGGTCTGCCATGACTCATTACGCACATTTATCTTCCTGCAAGGGCTGAATAATAGAACGGGTATGTAGCAATCCGTCaagttatatacatgttaGTGTGGGGTATCTTATATTTAGAACTCTAATATCTAAGTTGTAGCCTCATATGTTGTTCCTTATTTTGTGGGAGATCGGTTGTGTGATTGTTGCACTCTTTTCCCCCAACGTCTTAATACAAATAATGAGCTGCTCATGCgcatttcttaaaaaataaaatggaaaaaagggtcaaaaataatttatcttcGAACTTAACTCCCTTGATCCGACGTTTCTACAACTCCAGCTTGAGAAAAGATGTTTGCGTCGCATC from Oryza brachyantha chromosome 3, ObraRS2, whole genome shotgun sequence carries:
- the LOC102702178 gene encoding uncharacterized protein LOC102702178, which codes for MEAIVEGSKYECLLFDLDDTLYPFSSGINLACRKNIQDYMRHHLQIEESQIADMCLELYKEYGTTMAGLKALGYEFDNDEFHASVHGTLPYDNLRFDPVLRTLLLSIPQRKIIFTNSDKAHAEEVLRRVGLQDCFEGIICFETLNPPALTCDGLYKPLSYISDELSSDMDDSDESDGFRPKSPILCKPSIEAMEAAIRIANADPAKTIFFDDSVRNIASGKAAGFHTVIVGRPTLVPGADHALESIHNIKEALPEIWDGWSESDAVLASTAAETAVVA